The DNA segment atatatatatatatatatatatatatatatatatatatttatatttatatttataaatatatatatattttttatttatatatatatatgtatatatatacatacatgtatacatacatatatatatatatatatatatatatatatatatatatatatatatatatatatacatacatatatatatatatatatatatatatatatatagctatctagctatctactatctctatatgctatatatatatatatatatatatatatatatatatatatatatatatatatatatatatatatatatatatatatatgtgtgtgtgtgtgtgtgtgtgtgtgtgtgtgtgtggtgtatatatatatacatatatatatatatatatatatatatatatatatatatatatatatatataaatttatatatatatatacatatatatacataaatatatatatatatatatatatatatatatatatatatataaatatatgtaaatacatatatatatatataaatatatatatatatatataaatatatatatatatatatatatatatatatatatatatatatatatatatatatatatatatatatatatatgtgtgtatgtgtgtgtgtgtgtgcgtgtgtgtgtgtgtgtgtgtgtgtgtgtgtgtgtatgtaactgtgtgtgtgtgtatgtaactgtgtgtgtgtgtgtgtatgtaactgtgtgtgtgtgtgtatgtgtgtgtgtgtgtgtgtgtatgcgtgtgtgtgtgtgcgtgtgtgtgtatgtgtatatatatatatatatatatatatatatatatatatatatatatatatatatatatatatatatatatatatatttacatctgtgtgtgtgtgcgtgtgtgtgtttatatatatatatatatatatatatatatatatatatatatatatatatatatatatatatatatatatatatatatatatttatttatttatttatttatatctgtgtgtgtgtgtgtgtgtatgtgtgtttttgtgtgtgtatgtatgtgcgtgtgtatgtgtgtgtgtgtgtatgtatatatatatatatatatatatatatatatatatatatatatatatatatatatatatacatatatataaatatatatatatatatatattttaataaatgtgtgtgtgtatatatatatatatatatatatatatatatatatatatatatatatatatatatatatatatatatattcatatctgtgtgtgtgtgtgtgtgtgtgtgtgtgtgtgtgtgtgtgtgtatgtgcgtgtttgtgtgtgtgtgtatgtatatatatatatatatatatatatatatatatatagatatatatatatatatgtatgtatatatatacatatatatatatatatatatatatatatatatatatacatatatttatatatatgtatgtatgtatatatacatacatacacacacacgcacacacacacacacacacacacacacacacacacacacacacacacacacacacacacacacacacacatatatatatatatatatatatatatatatatatatatatatatatatgtatacatatatatatataagtatatatatatatttatatatatatatgtatatatatataaacacatatacatatatatatatatatatatatatatatatatatatatatatatttatatatatatatatatatatatatatttatatatatatatatgtatatatgtatatatatatatatatatatatatatatatatatatatatatatatatatggggtgggagtggggggggggactgtTGCATATATGTTTAGATGAGATACTGCATAATACTATGTTGTACACATATCATTTTCGTAAAGGATATGTCTTAGAAACAAAGACAAATTTGACATAGATAGAcaagtaataaataatagaataacaaaaaaacaaaacaaaaatatgtctacatacatcTCCCGTTATTAGTATAATACATACCTTGTATTCCATAGCCTTTGTAAGCATATTCATGAAGAACCAAAAATGCACAATCCATTCGTTTGCCTGAAAACTCTTTTTACCAGACGTGTTTGGCAACTATATCCGCTCGGATTCTGTTGGGAGATAAAGCTTGGCGGATGTTTTGCCTTGATCTCTGTTATTAGCATTCACTCATTTCTTGATTTATTgatttgcttgtttcttttttttaaatattcgtgTATTATGCAGTTACACTGTTTCTGTTATtacgtattatttattattattattattattattatgttattatattccAATCTTATCATTGACTCATCACCAAGGTATctactgtgtgtttatatatggttGTAAACTTTGTAttaatacattgtgtgtgtgtgtgtgtgtgtgtgttttagttcgCACTAAGACATTCATTTGTATAATGGTTAGGAAACAAGAAATCCGAATTTGTATTCATAGATTTACCGCCACATTCTCCACCAATCGTAACACGGGAAGAGTTTGCAGCTAGTGTAATACAATGCTAAGAGCAGAGAGACCTACCGACAGTGGCAGCAGAAGCACAGCAAAAGTTCTACTCCTACCAAAACgtaattattacttttgtatTTCAGTATTTACGATTGGTCTTCTATTTGCTCTAGCCTACCGCGTGACCCACAACACATCACTGAATGTATTTGACTCTTACAGAAGTCGTGAGTGTTTCTAAAACGCAAAATCCCTTATGCACCACTAATTTTTCGGGGAAGATCTGATGGGACAGGTATTCCTTATTTCATGTATGTTATAGACTTCAAACGCATCCTACTCTTTCCCTGAATGTTTATCCAATGGCATTAATTCCATAAGAAGTACAGGTAGTAAATGTAAAGTGCAGGTTCATCTGATAAGCAGAAAGAGGTATCGGTTTTGCCTTCAGTTGCCACAGGTTAGGAATTATGAGAAAAAAGTAGTTTTAGGGACAGttcatgaatgagagagaaaaaaaacacggaggCAAACTGAATGCCTACGTTTGACTTTaggaaaagaaagttttttttttttttttttttttgagaattttgAATTGTTGAAGGTTCTCCACTTGTGCTTTTTCATGTTCTCATTTTAGTAATTATTTACATTGTAAATTTTCTGTTCACAATCGCGTACTGAGAATTCTCAGTTGCTACTTCGATCTTTCCACGCCCCGGAAGTCCACATAGCAGACGAAAAATTACACACCGGCAACTCTGGCAAGGACAGTGGCGTCGCGTAGGGCGAGTCCGGCGGAGGGCTGAGCTGAAGGTGAATGGATAGAGTTGACAGTCAGTATTTTTATGTTGATTTACTTGtgcttgtgttattgttattattttattattattattattattattattattattattattattattattctcattatcattattatttcctttattattgtgcTTGTTATTACTGTCCTTGTTTTTAATTGCTAATAACATTaccaatatttttgttgttactgatgtgattaccatcatcatcacagtttctaatttaatgatgatgataatgaaaatgataacaatactactattactgctaaaatagtgataatcacaataatagtaatagtgatacgagtgataacaatgataatatgtgatgatagaaataataatgatgatgataataatgataacaatgataatgataatgataaaacaataacattaatatgttaatgataatattgataataatagtaataatagttattgttattttctatccttgatatggtaaggataataataatgatactaccaccactattaatgatcatgatgataatcatcatcatcatcaacattaatactgatgttgttgttataaatatcattattattgtaataattatcaatattattagtgttgttttggtgtagttattgatattactattattattattattattttcaccatcaccatcataatcttcatcatcatcaccatcatcatgatcataatgaacgtcatcataatcataatcatcaccttcatcaacgTTATTCGTGTTGTTGGTcgatttgttattaattttactatcatcatcatggttattctCACACCTCCATCATGATCATCAGCATTGCTTAATCATATACTGGAAGGTACTCAATCCAAATTTTGCAACTGTAATAAGTAGATTTCGCGAATTTCATCATGTCTTCCTAATTGCAGCTTCCACGTCAACCCTTCTTGTGCACAGACGACAATTCCTGCTTGAGAATGTATATTTCGTCCGTTATGATCGACCCGTGATCTATAATTAAGGTAAAAAAGGTTTTGTATTTCTGAACTATGATACTCTTCCCACATTCATGCACAAACTCACAGACAAACGTTCGCacgcccgccctctctctctctctatcaatctttctatctatctatctatctatccatctcactctctctctatctatctatctaactgtcaatctctctctctctctctctctctctctctctctctctctctctctctctctcttatctatctatctatctatctatctatctctatccctctctctctctctatctatctatctaactatcaatctttcactctctctctctctctttctctctttctctctctctctctctctctctctctctctctctctctctctctctctctctctctctctctctctctctctctctctcacgcacactctctctctctctctttatctatacataACTCTTTCgtgaacacaaacacgcacgcactctctctctctctctctctctctcacacacacacacacacacacacacacacacacacacacacacacacacacacacacacacacacacacacacacacacacacacacacacacacacacacacacacaaacacaaacgcacatacacaaatatctatctgtgtatatatatacatacatacatatatatatatatatatatatatatatatatatatatatatatatacatatatatatgtatatatgtatatatatatgtatgtatatatttatatatatatacatatatatatatatatatacatatatatatgtatatatgtatatatatatgtatgtatatatatatatatatatatatatatatatatatatatatatatatatatatatatacttgatattattactagcattacttCCATTCTTATACAGTCTCATTCCGATTTATAAATACTTTAGAATCTGaaatatcatgatcataataatgtacgataaaatattgataaggaCCATatcaacagaaaagtaaaaatgatacaaTGAAGTTTTTCTTAATGACATTGTTGCtgataacataaaaagaaaaagaggtagagtgAACATAGAGTAATCCAAATAAACTCCAATGCTTGCTATGTCCTTTTCACTGTCTGCCAATGTAGATAacctcgcatatatatatatatatatatatatatatatatatatatatatatatatatatatatatatatatatgtatatatatatacatatacatatatatatatatatatatatatatatatatatatatatatgtatatatatatatatacatatatatatttttttttctttctttctttcttttataaatgaatacataaataaaagttaaTATGAAGCACAGAATACGACCCATTTCCGTGACGCGAATGCTTTTTACAGGAACAGAAGAAACGAGGAGCGTGGCGGGAGGCTTGGCAGCGACAGACGAAACTCGAGTGAACGCAACATACAGTAAGGGAATGTCCTGTATTTTAGGTCATCTGACAAATGCACGGGAACTGTCCGTGCCGTAAAAGCTTTTGTAACTTTTAAACCATTGGACATTAGGAAGATATACCTGGTTCTTGGATTTACTTGTTTAAttgtacttttatttctttttaccatTTTCTTCATAGTTTCCATTTGTGGTTGTTGTAGTAGTTGAGGCAGCACAGCCTTCGTTGTAGGAGCAGAGAAGGTCCATAGACATTAATTTAGGCAAGCACACGTTCACTCATTAACAGCCAATTAAtcggttcctccctccctccgtcactccctATCGCACTCACTAATTCGTTGccccacacacttactcactcactcatcactcactcacccactctttctctgtctctgtctctgtctctgtctctgtctctctctctctctctctctctctctctctctctctctgtgtctctctctctctctctctctctctctctctctctctctctctctctctctctctctctctctctctctctttctctctctctctctctctctctctctctctctctctcgctctctctctctttctttcacacatacacacacatatcaagtGGTTTTGAGAATTATATATACcgtatacaagaaaaaaatacaatattctgCGTAGTTTATGGATACCAACTTTCATTTCACATTAGTTATCCCTTCCAGATGaattatatccgttttcttctaTATCCTCCTGGGTCGTTTTCGAAGTATTCGGTTTGTTAGCGAGGGGGAACTTATGCTAATTCATAATAAAGACGACTACCATATTTCTAGAGATGAACTTTGAACTGGTTAAAAAATTGATGCCAATTAGCATAAGAATAGAAAATTTTTtactatatgattttttttcgtgcTTGAGATACCATCAAATGTGTAGATGAATACGATAATTAGTTTGTGTTCAAACATTTTCGTTGGAATATTGTTAGTAATaacattatatttttgtttacagcAGTAAGCAAATGCTTCGGTGTACTGTTGGAAGGGTGAAAGTGGCACAAAGAGTTCTGGAGCATAATGCTGCCAACATCATCCGTTTTGTTTCCTGACGATCATCTATTACTCCGCTACTATGCTGCCGTCTTCCGAGTGGTACGTCCTGTATTTTGCAAGATCCTCCGGCTTCTCTCAGGCAACAGACCCAACATTAAGGAGCTGCTGCTACACTGCCCAGGATACTCCAGTTCCCAGTACCGCAGGGTGTTCGGAGATCAGGAGAGGTATTTGTTGGATAATAATGCTCCTTGCGAACAATTTGACATATCGCTCCTGTTCAAGCTGCTGCAACGCATATGCGGCCTGGCTGATAGAAATCAGTCCAGTTGGTCATCTCCTGGGACTCTAGAAAATCATCTTCAGTGTTTGAAAAATTACCGGAATGAGCTGGCCCACGCGGATCTGCAATTGAGTCAGGCTGAGTTGCAGCAACGAATTGCAGCAATAAGGAATAGATGTCATGAAGCTTTAGTATTGTCAGGCCAAAAGAGTCATACTCGTGTGGATGCCTTAATTAAAGAAATGGAAGATGGCCTAGACGAAGTCATGACAGCAGGGGTTGACCTATGGGAGCCTTATAGAGACGCAGTGAAAACACTTCGACAGGAACGCCGGAATCTTATgatcagagagggaaagaaagaaataagtaacCATGCTCAGAAACTACGCATCCTTAATCCATTTGCTTGGCTGACAGATGATCACTATTCTTATCTTGACATCAGTGAGATCTTTACCGAAGTCCAGATTATGGGCGAAGGATACGTGAGGCTTGAAGATCTCTTGATCACCGCTCTCCCGTCTGGCCAACCTCCGTGTGTGGTAGTCCTATGTGGGTGTCCTGGCATTGGTAAAACCAGCTTAGTGCGCTTCCTGCTGCATGACTGGCTATCCACTACGCCCTCAGTCTCTGGAATGGGGGATTTTGAACTTGTGGTGCCAGTGGAATTGAGGCATGTTAGTAGCAAAAGTATTGAACAGATGTTACGTGAACAGTTGATTCCTGGAACTTGCAGACAGTTCCATCAAGATGACATTGTCCCCGTTTTACAGGAAGCGTCATTGCTGTGGCTTGTTGATGGTTTTGATGAAGCCAATGAAGATGCATTGAGGGTTACTGAAGAATTGTTGTCCAAATTCAGAAATTCAAGGGTTATAATTACTTCACGTAGAGAATGTGTGAATGAGATTAAGCTGATGCTAGGTAATCACCATTTGACTAGTATGGAATATAACATGGTCGGATTATATGATGAAGACAGAGAATTATACGTTCATAAGCTCTTTCATGTTTACTCCCAAAAACAATCATGTGATATAAGCCAGTGTATAGATTTCATAAATTACATAAAGAAAGAAGATCACTTAAAACTAGTCCTTAGTGTTCCACTTTACCTAGTCATGCTTTTCACGCTCTGGCTGGAAAATCCTACGAGAATAAATGGGGCTACAACTGTCACTAGTCTTTTCCAGATACTTGTTGATCACATTGTTACCCGCATGTCCAAGAGAAAAAAATTCCTTACGCTGGGACTTgcagagagagaaatccagaggAAGATCAAAATGGTCCTAAACAAAATTGGAGAAGCGTTTTGGGAAAATTCATCACATAGAGAATATCGTTTTACAAAACATCAATTAGACCGGATGGAAGACATGTGTGAAATTCTGGGGTTACCCTTCAGGGAAACAATGTCGCCTTTTTTCATTGTGCAAGTAACTGCTTCACCAACTGGGACAGAAGAGATATACGAACCGCTTCATAGAACTGTCCAGGAGTTCCTTGCTGCACAAGCATTTTGTAAAGAGATGACTGGAAGAGGTACAGATGTTTTAACATTAGCTGCAGAATGGAAAGAGCAGCATGAACAATATCAGGAAAATGTTGCGGACGCTGACGATGCTCCAAGAAACAAGTTTGTGGTTAAGAAACTTCACGAAGCAAAAGCCAGCTCTTATGAGGACTTTGAGTTCATAACAACAAAACACATGTTTTCTTATAGACCTTGCTGTTATAGAGACATGATTGTACCCTGTTCTGAAATGGAAGATCCTG comes from the Penaeus vannamei isolate JL-2024 chromosome 8, ASM4276789v1, whole genome shotgun sequence genome and includes:
- the LOC113805187 gene encoding uncharacterized protein, yielding MLPTSSVLFPDDHLLLRYYAAVFRVVRPVFCKILRLLSGNRPNIKELLLHCPGYSSSQYRRVFGDQERYLLDNNAPCEQFDISLLFKLLQRICGLADRNQSSWSSPGTLENHLQCLKNYRNELAHADLQLSQAELQQRIAAIRNRCHEALVLSGQKSHTRVDALIKEMEDGLDEVMTAGVDLWEPYRDAVKTLRQERRNLMIREGKKEISNHAQKLRILNPFAWLTDDHYSYLDISEIFTEVQIMGEGYVRLEDLLITALPSGQPPCVVVLCGCPGIGKTSLVRFLLHDWLSTTPSVSGMGDFELVVPVELRHVSSKSIEQMLREQLIPGTCRQFHQDDIVPVLQEASLLWLVDGFDEANEDALRVTEELLSKFRNSRVIITSRRECVNEIKLMLGNHHLTSMEYNMVGLYDEDRELYVHKLFHVYSQKQSCDISQCIDFINYIKKEDHLKLVLSVPLYLVMLFTLWLENPTRINGATTVTSLFQILVDHIVTRMSKRKKFLTLGLAEREIQRKIKMVLNKIGEAFWENSSHREYRFTKHQLDRMEDMCEILGLPFRETMSPFFIVQVTASPTGTEEIYEPLHRTVQEFLAAQAFCKEMTGRGTDVLTLAAEWKEQHEQYQENVADADDAPRNKFVVKKLHEAKASSYEDFEFITTKHMFSYRPCCYRDMIVPCSEMEDPEEFERYLAYTYFSPICFGSLIPMFMVGYLKTHKVLTKTRSQQIVYICICELDNIKQYDLWISLIKEAENDPLLIKEIQDQVGSFEWRPNYTSWSDVLTLMEFVIPESISIHACDNYDANIEATVHQISRFKIELVLDFRNWTMLNYLELTKKCLKAALHAEASCSLTCLSCRADKDILELLTRAHHLEALSVRVDTLEDLQNLSKITLTLPKLRNISILPMFTLASVLYRDLPTFNICPMIPLKRRLKWNMLMGVSKSRSLMSFFQFGSETFTVDLPVEKNPAVICKRKPSAHMARLKRKRGRHYQRSRSVSTIPYPEHLQMFESFIEVVIKLHGLPSVHCHKRCVWRKEAAVVCPKECCHSFSALDAQVHANVKGKSHHVKATRYHRRSLIRLRSLYKTLWKFLCEVYERNCGTYRRIYDQYIKVMCIQLHDQEIWEHIEDPNIYLLKVCELLMYQHLICIQQHKRFLIRNYHRFGSVAPVRLIIVDAFSLAPKHLAAAVQKMCEKPIGIYLHGSVDVSVSLDDLAEYVWKLGAAFPYAIEIEIEIPIHRYEVEKIPILTPVISSLKLLVEKSAPIFNFDAYLTLDI